A section of the Salvelinus fontinalis isolate EN_2023a chromosome 33, ASM2944872v1, whole genome shotgun sequence genome encodes:
- the LOC129832199 gene encoding gastrula zinc finger protein XlCGF26.1-like: protein MDYESFQSQATSILAIVVEASVAEMCRVEHEASIMASCSEITCTGDDGDQNVNTGARLVSIMHLLMKEAIRKLCRLFTECTTILQNENETLKNKLELMVTPLEKGYVVSPASAMKDGETSASSEEDCEEDDSIHCSIKECDISGINATSTSGEGPADVDNARRESSGTDIDPPAGDREEEKTEPTSRDLEIGVEHIHDALTDGTLIKTEGNGTNEEVSSADVTENTERSSPRTKQIFPKRKKSFNCDQCGRRFHLSSLLKQHKRVHTGEKPFCCGQCGKKFIYLTSLNKHVLGHSKGRTFGCTVCGKTFREERALKSHEFVHSEAKPFNCLTCGQGFTTRNSLMVHQRIHTGEKPYSCTMCGKSFAQSSYLTTHKRTHSLDKPFRCAQCQKGFMTERALKSHQVVHTGLKAFKCEICGSSFGHEVNLKRHSLIHTGTKPFSCKVCGKQFNQSSTLKGHMQVHEGLKPFMCDICGRTFVYNYALRNHQQTHMDDEKKDKQRKPQSCEICGKCYSSIGTLKIHQLLHTGEKPFVCSTCGKTFTQRAACVIHQKVHTGEKSHMCSVCGKSFSLPNSLRLHERIHTGEKPYTCETCGMTFRISGNLKRHMRVHTGERPFSCEVCGKMFSQANNVKAHMQVHKAEKPYSCDNCGKSFAYVRNFKEHKCVNR, encoded by the exons ATGGATTACGAGTCATTTCAATCACAAGCAACTTCAATTTTGGCTATTGTTGTTGAAGCGTCCGTGGCAGAAATGTGCAGAGTTGAGCATGAAGCGTCAATCATGGCATCATGTAGTGAAATAACTTGCACTGGAGATGATGGTGATCAAAATGTCAACACAGGG GCACGGCTTGTCTCCATTATGCACCTGTTGATGAAGGAAGCCATTCGAAAGTTATGTAGGTTATTCACAGAGTGTACTACAATTCTACAAAATGAAAATGAGACCCTGAAGAATAAGCTGGAATTAATGGTGACACCACTGGAAAAGG GTTATGTTGTGTCTCCTGCCAGTGCAATGAAAGATGGGGAGACCTCTGCATCATCAGAGGAAGACTGTGAG GAGGATGACTCAATCCACTGTTCCATCAAGGAGTGTGATATCTCAGGAATCAATGCGACATCAACCAGTGGAGAGG GTCCTGCAGATGTTGATAATGCACGCAGAGAGAGTTCAGGCACAGACATTGACCCCCCTGCAGGAGACCGAGAGGAAGAAAAAACAGAGCCCACATCAAGAGACCTGGAAATTGGCGTTGAACACATCCATGATGCTCTCACTGATGGCACACTGATCAAAACAGAGGGCAATGGAACAAATGAAGAAGTTTCATCTGCTGATGTaacagaaaatacagagcgcAGCAGCCCCAGAACAAAGCAGATCTTTCCCAAAAGGAAGAAATCCTTTAACTGTGACCAGTGTGGGAGGCGTTTTCATCTGAGCAGCTTGCTGAAACAGCACAAGCGAGTTCACACGGGAGAGAAGCCTTTCTGTTGTGGCCAATGTGGAAAGAAGTTTATATACTTAACTTCTCTCAACAAGCATGTCTTGGGTCACTCAAAAGGGAGGACTTTTGGCTGCACCGTTTGCGGAAAGACGTTCCGTGAGGAGAGAGCACTAAAGTCCCACGAGTTTGTTCATTCAGAGGCAAAACCATTCAACTGTCTGACTTGTGGACAGGGTTTCACAACAAGAAACAGTCTTATGGTGCACCAGAGAATTCACACAGGTGAAAAACCATATAGCTGCACtatgtgtggaaagagttttgcaCAATCCAGTTATCTCACGACACATAAGAGAACACACTCCCTCGACAAGCCATTTAGATGTGCTCAGTGTCAAAAGGGTTTCATGACTGAGCGGGCATTGAAATCTCACCAGGTAGTGCACACAGGACTGAAGGCATTTAAATGTGAGATATGCGGAAGCAGTTTTGGTCACGAGGTCAACCTTAAAAGACACAGTCTGATTCACACAGGGACTAAACCGTTCAGCTGTAAGGTGTGTGGAAAGCAGTTCAACCAATCCAGCACCCTCAAAGGACATATGCAGGTACACGAAGGACTGAAGCCCTTTATGTGTGACATTTGTGGAAGAACGTTTGTATACAATTACGCTCTGAGAAACCACCAGCAGACACACATGGATGATGAAAAGAAGGACAAGCAGAGGAAACCACAAAGTTGTGAGATATGTGGGAAGTGCTACAGCTCCATTGGGACGCTTAAAATACACCAGCTGCTTCACACAGGTGAGAAGCCGTTTGTTTGCTCTACATGTGGGAAAACCTTCACCCAGCGAGCTGCTTGTGTTATACATCAGAAagttcacactggagagaagtctcacatgtgcagcgtgtgtgggaagagcttcagtTTGCCAAATAGTCTTCGACTACATGAACGAATTCACACTGGCGAGAAACCTTACACATGTGAAACTTGTGGGATGACCTTCCGTATCAGCGGTAACCTTAAAAGGCATATGCGTGTTCATACAGGAGAGAGGCCCTTTAGCTGTGAAGTATGTGGGAAAATGTTCAGCCAAGCTAATAATGTCAAAGCTCACATGCAGGTCCACAAAGCAGAAAAGCCATACTCATGTGACAATTGTGGAAAAAGCTTTGCCTATGTAAGAAATTTCAAGGAACACAAGTGTGTCAATAGATAA